TCTTAATTAACCTAAGCAAAGTGCACGTTCATGTCATGGGAAAGAATCCCATTAGCATTATTTTTGTGAGGTGATGCAACTAAGATggaatttttttcttaatttcttaATTAACCTGAGCAAGTGCACGTTCATGTCATGGCCAAAATTAAATGAATTTTCAAGGattctccgttccaaattataggttatttacCTTTTTTTAGATTTGTAGATTttattatacacttagatataccccatatctaaatacataataatatctatgaatctaaaaaagttaaaacgaccaaTAGTTTGGAACGTTCTCTGCAAAACTAATTGGACCTCACAGAAACTGTTCTTTCCGTCTATCTCACCTCAAATTCTTTCATATTTTTTCCTATGTCGTATCCAAAAGGCTACTGTACAATATACAAACTATCCAGCATTTTCAGTTACTATAAGATGTAACTCCAATACTGCGTTTCTCTATTCCTATACTGTGAAAAATCTCGTTATTTATATTCTTTTGAGAATTCATCTATGTTTGATTGGACTTATAAGcggttgaaaagttgaaacggctaatttattgtgagagaTAAATACtattcggtggctgataagatGCCTAGTTTAGAGCCGCATGAGCTTTGCGGCCTCGTACAGGCCCAGGAGGGGCGCGGCCCTGATCTCAGCGACAGCGAGAGGCCCCTATACTAAGCCAGCGTCACGTACGGGCGCCCGCAGCAGCACCAACTCCACCGCCGCACGCCTCGCAAACATTCGCCGTGCCTCTCGCCCCGTCGCGTCCCCGGCCGCGGCACCCGCACGTGCATCGCCGAGGGGAGAGTTGGGCTTACCCGACCGTGAGGGGACGGAAGGAAAACCCTACCGCGCgtgccggccgcgccgccgctgcgtggccgtcgtcgccggcgaccgcCTCCGACAGTCCGACGACTCCAGCTACTCCAGGTAGGCGACGCCGTCCCCCGGATCGTGCTCCTCTCGCTCTCCGCCCCTTGTCTCGCCGGGTTCCGCGTGTGTTGGGCCTTGCGCCCCCGAAGCGCCGGCGTGAGCGCCGTGCTCGCTCCGCGACCGCGCAGCCAGGGAGGCCTCGCCGCGGGCCATGGCGGCGAGGTCGTCTACGTGTGCCTGCGCGCGCGGCCGCTCGCCGGGGACGCGCGTGCCGGTGGCCTCCCTGCGTCCGCTCGCCGGTGAGGTTCCACAAAGTGCGTCGGCATCCTGGAGGTCGAGGCGCGCCGGTGGAACCGGGGCGAGGCCCCCATTAGCGGAAGTGATTGCTAGCTGTGCTCGCAGGCAGCACGCGCTCTCTCGCTTGCTTTTTTTCAGCTTTCGTTGCCTTCTAGTACTACTTCCTCGCCGTTGCATTGTGCTCTGGGTTGTTCCTCGTCGGAGACCTCGAGGTGCCTCGTGATTGATCTGACTATAGTACTCACCTCCTTGAGTTCGTGCTCGCTGCAGGGTCCCGGCGCGATGAGGTCGTCTCCGTCGTCGTTGACAGCCTCTCGCGCGACGAGGCTGCCGAGGGCGCTCGCCGCCTCGGCGTGGTTGATCGTGTTGCTCGGCTCCGCCGccctcgccaccgcctccccctccgACGCAGGTGCCTTGCCGTCTACGCCCTTCCCCGTGTGCTACTTCTCCGCCGCGGCAATGTGGCCTTGGTTTTCTCTGATTCCGTTGCTGGAAACTAGTTTGAAACGCTCGTAATCTGCCGCCTCTGGTGCTTGTTTTGTTGGGGTTTTTCAGCAATTTTGCTGTTCGCGGTTGGGGGATTTTGACCAATTAATCTGCTCCAGCGAAcccaattatttttttcatttccagCTTTAACTACTACCGTGAACTCTACTCGATGAAATCTTGGAAGAATCTAAGCTTGCATTTTTTGGGGGAATTTTTTAATCCCAAACTCAGATGAAATTCGTGTCCTCGCCGAATGCATGGCTTGATTTTGATTCCAAAGGTGCCTTGCACTGTTCGTTGAATTTCCGCAAACGCGAGACAATTTTCGTTGGAATTGTTTCGCTCTTTGGTTGGAATTATTTCGCCttttcgttttggcttttttttcGGTGTGCGCCGGCCCTTGACTATACGCTGTACTAATGCTTCCCCTCCAACCGACTCCCGTGTGTCGCTGCAGgattctcgccgccgccgacttccGTACCTGCGGGTCCGCCGCACCCGGCaccccgcgccgtcgccgccgccctgcccGCGCCCGTGCCCCTGCCCCGGAAGATCCTCCGCCCGCCAGGTAAACCGCAAGCCCCGTCccgtcctccgcctcccaccGACGCGCCCCCTTCCCACTCCCCACCCATCCCTCGCCGTCCGATCCGCTGGTCCGACGGCCAGGGCTGTGGCGCCGCGCCCCCTGGGGCCCCACAGCCTCACGCTTTCTCCGACCGGGCCCTGCCCCCGCgggccccgccgccccggcggtcGTGCGGCCCCATGCCTGGCACTGTTTTGTCGTGGGGCTCGTTCGGAAACGACCTCTGATTCTCTTCGaggagaggggaaggggaggaccGGAGGAAAGTACCCAAGTACCCACCCCATCGTCCATTGCCGATGGCGAACTGCTCGCCCCAAGCTTCCATTGATTCGTTCTGTCGTGAGCCTCGACAGTGCACGCGGGGCCCATAGCCTCTCTTTAGCATTGCTGCTGCATCTTGCACGACTAGCACTCTGCCGCGTCTCACGTTTTTGTTTGCTTGTGCTGTGGCCCTGGCAATAATGAATTAATGATGCAGGcgtcgacgccgcggcggccggcaacGTCACCGGCAGCacgggcaccggcggcggagggggagcaacagcagcagcagcagcaggcggggCGTTGCGGCCGAACCGGATGGACGAGGGGTGCGCGGGCGCGGAGGACATCGAGATCTACCAGGGGCAGGCGTCGCCGCTGCCGAGCGGGGTGCCGGCGTACAAGGTGGACGTGGTGAACCGGTGCCTGGGCGGCCTGGACGGCGACTCCGGCTCCGTCGAGTGCGCGATCGCCGGCATCCACGTGCGGTGCGGGTGGTTCAGCTCGGTGAGCCTGGTGGACCCGAGCAAGTTCCGTCGCTTGGGCCACGACGACTGCCTCCTCAACGACGGCCGGCCGCTGCTCGGCGGCGAGACCATTTCCTTCGAGTACGCCAACTCCTTCAAGTACGACCTCTCCGTCCGCGTCGCCACCTGCGTCGACCCCACCGCCTACCcgtagccaccgccgccgccgctccgtcccaCGATACGTATAAACTCTATACTACCCACACTAGTCATCATACAGTTAGCAGCATCGATCAGTCGATCAGTCAGTAGCAGCAGCACATTTGCAGGCAGTTCTTGGTTCTTGGTAATAGTGAGTTAGTCACGGTTCAAGTGTAAGTAGCTACTCCTAGTAGTTGTGATTTTGTTAGCGTGTTGGATCGCGCGTGCGAGCGAGGGGGACGTTTCTTGTTCTTGCCAAGATCCAAGTTGTTCTAGCCAAGATCCAAGATCACGTGTACTGTAAATGGCACGCTCGCGTCGAGCGGTGAAAGAGTGTCCCGGAGGAAATGCGAGCACTTGTATGGAATGTGACCTTTGTTTCTTGGGGGTGACCAGGCATGGTGTAATGTAAATGGTAAAGCTTCTTTTCCAAGCTGGAAGTAGCCGGGCAGCGGCGGTTGCGATAAAGAAGGCGAGCGCTTTCCGTGCTTGTTTGGCATTGCCTGCGGCTTTCTCCTTTTGGCTGAGCTCATGTGCGAGCCCCTGCCGGTTgttgccatgccatgccattcTGCCAAGGGTGGTGTGTGTGGTGGATGCTACGAGCTCCATGCCCTCCATTGATGTGCTTCACCTTCACCGTGTGTCCGTGCGGTAGCGCAGCTGTGTCCTGTCTGTGCGACTTGCTTTTTCTGGGCAAGGCTGTGCCCCTCTGCTTCTGCCTGTGACTGGGGAGAGGGGGGGAGAGATGGAGGGATGGGGGTGAGTGACCGTGCGAGTGACAGACATGCTGCCGGAGCGATTGATGTGGGGCTAGGCTTCGCTTTGCGCCTGGCATTAATTGGAGTGTGATGGCTGTGAAGGCAGGGGAAAGGGTAAAACAGGTGTAGGGGACTGTGCTCGGTTGGGGGTTTTTTGGCGTAGTGTAGGGGCCTGCTTGCCGGGTTACACGTGTTGTGCATTCACTGTTGCCGCCATGGGAGCTGCCGCTTCCGGCTTCGGCTGCAAGGCCTGCAGGACCTTGGTGCGGAGTTGCAGTAGCAGGGAAAGCAGAAGCAGCAGGAAGGAATTCTGTATTTTCTGTATACGTAACTGAGAGGGGGAAGGAATGAATAACGAGACGCTGCTGTGGAAGCTGGCACGTCAGATTTGAATGAACACAAAACATGCATGGTCACAAAAAAAATTTTGGGAGTAGCAAACATTTGAGTGTAGCGGGAAACTGCAGGCGCTGCTTCAATCGTGCTAGTGTGCATGGCGTACCAGTACCACCAATGTGTGTGCAACGGGGCCGTGGCTCGGAATGGAACGGACGTGCAGGCCGGTGCCGGCGGGCAGTCCATCGGCAATGAGTGGTGAACAGTAGGCCCGGTCACGTCCACGGTCCACCGCTCGGGCCGCCCGACACGGCGCGAGTATCCACGCTCGGACGCACGAACCGATGTCCGCGGGGGACGGCGCCACCCCCGGCCGTATCTCTCTACACAGCAGTGCACACAGGTCTGCCGATCGAATCGGCTGGCTCTGGTCTCTGGCTGCCGCATATCCTCTCTCTCTGCGGCAAACACGAGCCCGGCGCCAATGCATCGGCAGCTCGCATCGATCGGCCGTGCTCCGTGCTCCAGGAAGCTGACCTCTCTCCCTCATGTCCCTGGCAGCATCTGCGTCGTGCACGCGGCACGATGGTTGAACTTGGCAGCGAGGGGAGGCCGGGAAGGGACAGCCAGGGGTTGACGGATGCCGATCCATCAATCCGCCGGGCGCCTAGCGCTGCCGCAGGCAGCTTCGGCCGCAGCACCGGCGCTGCTGCTGTACTTGGCCTCGGGACGGCGCCCCCAGCCGGCCCCCCGGTTTAATTCCCTCTGCACGCCGCGCTGCCCAAGGGATCATGCTACGCTGCCCCTACCCCGCCTAGGCCGGAGCATGACGGGACGGACCCACCCGCGGCTGCCGCTGGCCACTGCCCGTGCTTCAGTGGCGGAGCCAGGATTTCAGGTACGCCGAATCAATACTCGAATATACAATTCGGTATACAACTATAAAATCCACCGAGCAATTTGGTATACGATAATAAAATTTTTCATTTAATTCGGTATGCAAGTAAAAGGATCTTATAATATCTTTAGTTCAACAAATAAGTTAAAAATTTGCATAGCTAACAATATAATAGCAAATGCCAAAAATCAAGCCCAGTCAATTATGAATTCATGGCTGTCCATCAGTGGTGACCTGATATCTAAATGATATATTGTGAATCAACGGTTTTATCAGGTTAAAGTAAACAATATCAAGGAATATTGCAATTGCAAAATAGAGAAACACTAATAGTATTAGCAAACTTAAGATTTAAGAATTGTCAGAAGTCACTCATATGGTCAAACCAACGATTACGTATCTGTGGAGAGCTGCTCGTAGAATTGTGAGTAAGCAGCAGGAGTTGCTCCAATAGACCAATAGCCTCAACTACAGAGCGATATCCCAAATTCAAaataatcaaacaaaataatccTTTTGGAGACCTGCTGGCTGTGTCGCTGCAGAGTCTGCGCCCCTATGCCTGGCGtcctggccagtggccacctCTTCGCGTCGCTTCCTCCTGCCGTGCTGGCGTGCGCTCGCACACGACTCGCCGCTGCAAGggattttttctttttactgctGGTACATGCGCCTGCCAATTCATACCCACTGGCTACGCCCCTGTCATGCTTTGCATACCGCTGTGTATTGATGTCCATGCAGCCCCCGGCCCTTTTTTTCGCCTCAGACCTTATTTAGTTGGCTAAATTGgaaggtgctaaattactgtgctggtactgtagcacactgtagcatttcgtttgtatttgtgaattatggtccaaacattgactaattaggctcaaaagattgtCTCGCAAAgtgcaacaaaactgtgcaattagtttttaatttcatctatatttagtactccatgcatgtaccgcaagtttgatgtgatgggaatcttctttttcatagtgccaaagttgggagttgggggtgaagtaaacaagggctcaaTCTAGCCCCACTTGGCATCAAATTCTTCGGACCCATACCGACCCGACCCGGTAGCTCGTGCTGGGCGTGGGCCGCCATCTTGGCACGATGGGTGGCCTAGTCCGGCACGATTTTAGTACACCGGTTTGAAATGGTCCGTTAACCTTCTTCGGCTCAACAGCAACATAACTTCGGCCTGCTAACTCTCACCCGTTACCCTTCCTCTCCCTATCTGCtgcccaccgccgcctccctatGTCTCTCGCATCGGCATCTTCCCCAGCTCCGCGCGGGGGGGTCGGCTCCAGGGAGCGGCGGTAGCGGCGACTGCgggaggccgggagcggcgccggcggcgcgagggtcgggaggagccggagcggcggcggtgcgagaGGTCGGGAGcagaggcggcgcgcggggctgGGAGCGGTGGCATCAGCGCGCGGGGCCGGGAGCGACGACGGCGCAGGAGGTCGGTAGCGGCGGCAGCGCGAGGGAACGGTAGCAGCGGCGGGCCATCATGTCTCGCGTGGCCCGAAGCCGGCCCTGCTTGACGGGCTGGCTCGGCACGGAAAAGGCCTTGCGGGTCCGTCCTTGGGCCACCGGTGAGACCCATGGGTCGGCACTGCACGGCACGGCAGAGTCATCGTGACGGGCCAGGCCGGCATGAAAATTAAAGGGCCATGCCGGGCCCATGCCGAACCAGGCTGGGCGGCCCGAATGGACATCTATACCGCTGTGGCATGCAGGGGCAGCTGCCCGTGCGCCTCTCCACTCTCCTTCACTTAGGAATGGAATTGGGATCGGATCCGTATGGAATTGAATCCGAATAACACTTTTTACCACATTTTAACTCGAATACGAATACAAACCTGAATACACTCGAATACAAATACAAAACTAATGCCTCGAATTCGTATGCGTATTCAGATATTTTCTCAATTCAACTCGAAATGAACATCGTTAAATTCAAAAAAGACAAATAAAATTTTAATGCCACCTTCATAGATAACAAAGCGAACTAAAATAGAAGTACAGTACTAATAATGACCAAGATCATTGAAGTGATCTAAAATCATAAGGGATAACGTTTGATACAGTTCTAGATAAATGAGGTAAATGCAAACCAAGATCGTTGAAGTGATCTAAAATCATAAGGGATAACGTTTGATACAGTTCTAGATAAATGAGGTAAATGCAAACAGTAAGGATAGTCATCAACATTACAATACTCACAAATCCCAAACAGTACGTAACACTAAGTTCCTGATTAAGCACATGACATTGAGCTTGCAAATCAGAATACATGACACTGAGCTCATAGAAGTGCACTCATAAATTAAGCAAAACATTTTCTGCGGTAGGCACAGGCAGTAGCAATCCCAACAGCAGGCAGGAGAACAGGCGAACAACAAGCAGTAAAGCCACCTCTGCTAGCCTACAACAAAATGGTGAGATTTATTAGCAGCGACATTATCGTACAAAATGACATGATAACATAGAGATTACAATGTACACATATTAcaattctcatttttttttctcaaagtaAAATAAATTATAAGGAAAGGTATGAAATTCTTTGTAGGTCACACAGATTAGACACTACAGATAAGTTTTGAcacaattcttttttttcattctaACATTTCATTTTTAACTAGCAGAAGAGCCACAATTGAAATCGCACATAAAGAATAAGTTGGCAGCATTTGAAAACACACAGGTTCATTATCGAAAATTACAAAAGGCAAAGGGAGGAGTCACCTGAAGCAAAGCTAAGAGTAATCCTAattgtcttcctcttcctcttccataTCCATATTGTTGTCCTCAGCATCAGCAAGAGCACCTGCAACACAACCAACGATATGTATAAACAAGTAAATTTGGGCATCCAAAACTAAAACAGCAAGCAGTCTAGCCAAATAATTCATATACCTTCATCATCTTCGACTCTGTCATTTGTACTACCATAAGCTAAATCGTCAAGAATTGAAGATACACCACTTTGATCTGAAATAAATAGACAGAAAAACATGACGAAATTAGTAGTGACTAATCTGGAATAAATAGATGAAATGCAGTACTACAAGTATAGCTGTCACCATTACCTTGCCTTGACGCTTTTATCCAATCCTTTGTGCAAACAAGTGCCTCAACAACTTGAGGGTTCAATCGGCTATGGTATTTGTGAACTATTCTTCCTCCAGAACTAAAAGCAGACTCAGAAGCTACCGTGGATGCAGGAATAGCCAAAATATCTCTTGCCATTCGAGCAAGGACAGGATACTTCACTCCATGGGTCTTCCACCAACTCAAAATGTCAAAGTGATCATTTTCTTTCCAACTCAACAATGTTGTCCCTTAGAAACGAGCTCAACCTTTTTCTCTTGGGCTCCTCATTTCAGTCCACATAACACTGAGAAGTTCTGGCAGTTCTTGCTTGAGTTCTTTGTACTTGCCTTGTTTCAGGAGCAGCATACATGGAGGCATAAGAATCATAAAGCTTCTGgacaatttttttaaattcatacaTGTCACCAAATCCATTGGCATCTGACATCTCACTGTAATAAAATTCAACCACCTTCATCTTGTACCTAGGATCTAGGAAACATGCAACTGCTAGAGCAACATTGCTCGTCTCCCAATACTTATCAAATTTTTCCTTCATAGATTTTTTCATAGAAACAACAAAACTATCCTTGCTTTTGGTCCACTCAATGAGCTTGTTAATTTCACAGAATTCTGAAAAAATCAGGTTCGTTGTCAGATAGAGAGATCCAGACAAAACTTTTGTGGCATCATAAAAGATCTCTAAGCACTTGCACAGGACAGCAGCATTCTCCCAGTCCTCTGGTGAAAGAGCATGTTTACTATATTTCTCAGGATGTAGTAGAATAAGCCTTTGAAAAACCCTTTTAAAGCGAAGAGCATCAACTAGTATTAAGTAGGTTGAATTCCACCTAGTAGACACATCTAAAGAAAGACCTCTTTCTGCTATTTCTAGATCAGCAGCATGCTTCAGAAAATACTCTTATTGCAAAGGTGAGCTCTTGACAATAAGGACTAATGCAAGAATGTTTGCAATAACAGCTGCAACTGTGTTCACACCATCCTTAGCAGCTAGGTTAATGATATGTGCAGCACAGCGTACATGAAAGAACTTGCCTCCACAGTGCAAAGAACCCTGATTCTTAAGAGCCGAAATGACCGTGTCCACACAAACATCATTTGCAGCTGCATTATCTAAGGTCAATGCAAATAACTTGTGATCAAGATTCCATGAGCCCATGTTTTGCATATATGCCGTACTCAGATTAGCTCGTGCCTACCCTCAACTTTCCATCCCTAGCGGCGCTAGCGCGACCGCGCGAGGTGAAATTTTCGCGCTGGGCAGGGGTGCAGCAGGGTGTCGAGACGCGCGTCTGCGCGTGCTTGCGGATGCAGATAGTATCCAGTTTCACATCCGTATCCGTCCGAATTTCGGATATCCGGATCCGAATTCGAATTTTTGAATCAAATTCGGATACATCCATTTTAGCTTCCATTTAGACACGGATACAAATACGAATATCCATATGCACGTTTTTAGCGGATACGAATTCGAATAATTCGGATAACCATCTACCACTTTCCATCCCTACCTTCACTTGCCATCTTTCGCCGTGCAGCGACGTTTGCCTTGCCACATGCGGATGGATGCATGGAGGAGCGAACGGTGTCATCATGTGCCTCCTGCTCGGCTGCTTCGTCGTGTCACCCTGTGCTGCTCCGTTCCCGGAATGGCACCTCCGATCCCCGCTATGTGGCTCTGCCTGCCATGCCCATGGTGACCTTGATCTGAGCTGAAAATGGGTCGGGGTACTAGACCGTAATAGATGCGCGCCACAGGTGGGGTTCAGCTTAGCGTTCGTGCGCATGAGACCTGACAACCAGTCGTGCTGGTGTTTTAACCCTTGTGTCCTTGTCGTCGGGTGCACCCGCAAACGGAATGAACACGTGACTGCGTTCTACATTACTTTTGTTTGTTGCCCTGTTTATGTGCAAGTCATCAAACTTGAGAAAAAAgacacatttttttcttttagcaAAGGGTGGTCAAAATTCAATACTACAACAAAAAGGGTGATAATTCAATCACGCGAGGCTCCCACTGCCATGGACCTAGTCAGATTGCATATACTCTCAGCCTGTTCGGCtgaacttataagccggctgaaaagctgaaacggctgatttgttgtgagagaaaaatattgtttgatggctgataagccggctgataagctgaagcgaacaggctgtcTAAatacatggaaaaaaaaagagaacaagGGAAATGGTGGGGAACTTGTGTACGTAGGGTCTGTTTGGTCGCCCGCCGTCGATCCCTGCGCCGCAGCCGAACCTTTGGCGCTGAAAATCGACGGCACAGATGTGGCGAGAAAATATACTGCAAGTTGTACCGTTGTACAGAAAAGTAGAAAAGCTATGGCCGCCGCTACCTCCAAGCCAACCAAGCACATGCGTTTTTGTGGCGCCGTCAAGATGTGGCATGGCAAGCTGTGGCTGCAAGTCAAGCACGGCACGGGCGCACGGCCATAGGCTCTGTTTGGTTCACGACAAAGCTTGCCGCAGCACGCCACGCCTAACATTCGCTGTTGTTTGATTAGGCCTGAGTTGTGACGCGGCGAAGAAAGTGCGGCGCTCCTTCAGTGCACCTCTTTGCGCTTTCTCGCCAAAGCCCAATCTTCGGCGTGGCAGACTTCGGCGGAAGCCAAACAAACCCATAATTCCGGATAAGGCTTGTCCATGTGGAGGAATTGATCAACTGCAATGTCTGACTCGCCGCCGGAAAGATGATGATTTCACTTTTGAGCTGGTTGGTTCACTACAATGATATTGTATTCGGCCTACCCATTTTGTTCCCTTAAGTTCCTAATTGAGCCTTATAGGCGAGAGATGAAATTTAATTTATTGATAATATTGAGGGATGTGATGATAGTATCATTAGTATGTTAGAAATCTTTACCCACTATCCTGTACaaaattttttatataaaatccATTAAATTTTAATCTATATCATTACTTTCTAAGACATTTGTTTTCACGTTTTAAGCTTGATATTTTGAAATTTAATGATAGGAAAAAGATTCACAAATTTAACCGAGTTTTGTATAACCAACAATCGTACATATGTTGGGCATCTCCATCGtactcagatttttttttttccccgtTGAAAACATAAGTACACACTAGTCCCTCGTTCTGCAAAGAGTGTCCTTTTAaatttgttctaagtcaaactgttttaagtttgatcaagtttaaaataaagagtatcaatatttataacactaaatagataTATTTTCATAACGAATCTAATGGAACTTGCTAGACATAAAAAATATTGctatattttatataaatttagttaaagATAAGATGACTTAGACTTAGAACAGAACGATAGGGATATTCTTTGCAGGATAGAGGGAGTACTCCGTAAGTTGGGCTGATTTGAGAGGAATTCGGATAAGAAATGCGCAACTAGGGAGTCGCCTGTCCAGATAAAAAGGGAGTGAGTGAGTATATCCTAGAGAAAGATTCGGTGATCAGAATCCATCTGGAACTATATTTATTTCGCATTGTATAGTGCAACTTTTACAATGTAATCCCTTTCCAAAACACcttttttcagtttgatcttTGAGGGTACAGTTCGAAAACACCTTTTTACAGTTTGATCCTTTCGTAGTTCTAACACACGATGGTACATGCCGAAGGATGTGTGCTGGATCGCGTAGTCTTACTACGTGGCCGCAAGTATGCGGCGGTCTGCAATTGAACCACTGTACCCCACCATGGAAAACATTCCATTTTCCAAACATGTGTTCCACGGCGATCCATTTGGACAAAGGTTcaaatgaggtgtttggatacaagatACTAAATTTTAGAGtgttacatcgaatattcgaatgctaataattagaaggactaaacatgagctaattataaaactaattgcagaactcctatactaattcgtgagacgaatctattaagcctaattaatccatgattagcacatgtttactgtagcagcacattgtcaaatcatggactaattaggcttaatagattcgtctcgcgaattagactccatctgtgcaattagttttttaaatagtctatgtttaatactcctaattagtattcaaacattcgatgtgatgggtatTAAACTTTAGAAGGTGTTACCAGACACCCAAAAACATCTTCCGAAAAGGACTGCCACGTAAAAATGTCACCAAAATACGAGTGGAATTGGCATGGACTAACAACTGCTTTGTCACCGAAATCGAGCGAAATTTCAAGCATCCCCGAAACCGAGCGTCAAGCAGAAATTCAAGCAAGCTTGGACAGGGAGACACCCGACACCACTGTTGACAAGCCGGGGACGTACGCACGGCACGAAAAGGTGCGAGACAGGCTCTACTGTTGCGTTGCAAGCTTTGGTCCAAGTACAGAAAAAGAGGCACCGCTTTCCTGCTGCCGTGTGTGAAAAAACATAAATACTCCAATACTCCTACCACAGCAGGAAGCAGTTGGGCTTCGTGCTCGTGCAGCGAGACCAGCACGAGAGCAAAAGATGAGCAGGATTGCACTCAATCACTTCAGTCCATCGCATCGGCTAGCTCATCGTTCTTGCATCGCTTTGCGAGTTGCGGTAGTCTCTCCTGCAGTGCCATGCCACCGGAGTCTGGAGTAGCATGAGCGGAGTATCTGCTCAAGGGATCTGCTCGAGATCTTGCGCAGGCAGATGCAGGGGATCTGAGAGCCGGGGGGCAGATGCGTGTCGCAGGAGTATCTGTAGCTGGTCTTCCAGGTGCAGTCCCCGTGTACTTTCGAATCGGTTTCTCAGTAACGGGAAAACacgaagggggtgtttgggagaagagggctaaactttagccctgttacatcggatgttcggatactaattaggaggactaaacataagctaattacaaaactaattgcagaacccctaggctaaatcgcgagacgaatctattaagcataattaatccatcatt
This sequence is a window from Setaria italica strain Yugu1 chromosome III, Setaria_italica_v2.0, whole genome shotgun sequence. Protein-coding genes within it:
- the LOC101752679 gene encoding TPD1 protein homolog 1A → MRSSPSSLTASRATRLPRALAASAWLIVLLGSAALATASPSDAGFSPPPTSVPAGPPHPAPRAVAAALPAPVPLPRKILRPPGVDAAAAGNVTGSTGTGGGGGATAAAAAGGALRPNRMDEGCAGAEDIEIYQGQASPLPSGVPAYKVDVVNRCLGGLDGDSGSVECAIAGIHVRCGWFSSVSLVDPSKFRRLGHDDCLLNDGRPLLGGETISFEYANSFKYDLSVRVATCVDPTAYP